In Phoenix dactylifera cultivar Barhee BC4 unplaced genomic scaffold, palm_55x_up_171113_PBpolish2nd_filt_p 001639F, whole genome shotgun sequence, the DNA window atgaagtatgtttttaaatatacatgtcttctacttcatgcaacttagctatgtattacttctagaaaacaatatcttttatattgcatatactccaagttttgtcatcatcaaaaagggggagattgatgacccaaagattgattcatagattgattttgatgatcacaaaaccttgaagtatagatactaatgtttatgttgcaaggaaaaagatatttattttgtaaggaacatagcaatttgggagaacacaagaaggcctccaaaactctcaagttggaagaaagctacaatttattgacccaagcttaaagttcaaaggattcaaattggaggagtaaaatcaaaagaaaaattcaaaaaaacagtcttcgagtcgactccagtggaattcgagtcgactccggagaagtatgagtcgactccggggaagtatgagtcgactcctaggagtcacaggcagaaaagtcagagagcagttttcgggtctgagattcgagtcgactccagtggaacgcgagtcgactccgatggttggtaggtcgactccaaagaaagcaagagtcgactctcagcggaacacaaggaaaaagtcagagagcattttttggactctgagattcgagtcgactcccgcattgcacgagtcgactccgagactccgcgaccatcaacagacagaaaaccaagtagcctctgagattcgagtcgactcccagacagctcgagtcgactccagggcagcgctacaccaagatggcagaaggctgtgtttcgcaaactgacagctcgagtcgactccagggcagcgctacaccaagatggcagaaggctgtgtttcgcaaactgagagccgagtcgactccaagaaagttcgagtcgactccaagactggacgagccaaaagacagaggatcgggagttcgggctctgagattcgagtcgactcccaggacagtcgagtcgactcgagaggacaaaattcaaaattggatccacggacttcagtggatgagccgactccgaaattgccaggtcagttccagaagttggcgagtcgactccaggttaagccgagtcgactcccagtcaaggcatgcactttaattcaaatttggaacagtggccgagtcgtctccagtaaagcacgagccgactcctgcaacaggcgagtcgactcctgatcgcgcgagtcgactccgatcccaacggtaatattgtcaggaagtgcagactgtgtccaacggctctatttttgtctctaatggctatattcttgtttccacgccatctaaagctataaaaacaagaagagagctaggggagaaatcatggaagtgggagagatcatttaggaaagagattccaaagagattacaagggaaatctcccataagcacaaaagggccattcaaagtgaaatagagagaagaagagcatccaagagaatcccaaagcttcctctccatccgtgtgctgcctcagtgatcctctacctcgtgccaaatcagaagagggtcaagtaaagaagaagccgagctcctccatcttcaaaactcgtttgagggcttctctttactctatttgtttatattgtcatatctgcttgtttaagaagctttgatttgtctttattctttgttttaatatcttgtaacttgattcaatcaagggattgaatcaaggggttaaaggtttgttggtgagccaaagggaaaaccaacggtgtaaggtttgttggtgagccaaagggaaaaccaacgggattaaggtttgttggtgagccaaagggaaaaccaacggggtttaggtttgttggtgagccgagggtaaaaccaacgtgtaagggtttgattgtgagcccgggaaaacaatcggggttggttctagtcggtgagcctgggaaaaccgaccgagttcgttgtgcgctcgtaaaaacaacaagttgggttgtgagcttgtaaaacaaccggctgtaatcggtaggattatagtgaaattcccaagaggtcttggggagtggatgtaggtgctggggtgcactgaaccactatatgtcctgtgtgtttgtaatgcctctagttattgtttaactaacacacttacttacttagataaattgcttgcttaattcttatccgcacatcctttagttgcaagcatatttaatcaagtcgaagtctatacatcaaacccttgctaagtttaactttcactgtgcatctatacaacttagcatagttaatcaaaaagttttagaagtagcataaaaattttgaaagacccaattcaccccccctcttggcttgtatctactgggcaacaatttccttcttgcttcttcactcagaagcactcccacaacgtcatcaaagatcaacttccccgtcgccgaagagttgctcacagccatcaccaggccctcccagctatcaggcgaTCCGAAGagaattagcaatgcccgaatctcatcgtcaaaactaatctccactgactccaactgggccgtgagtccattgaactcgttgagatattctgctacgctgccgccatttttcatacgaagattaaacaacctcttcatgagaaataccttgtttgatgctgagggtttctcgtacatccgcgacaatgttgccatcaactccatcgtcgtcttctcgtttttgatgttgaatgccacttgggatgcaagtgacaatcttatggtgccgagcgtcttccgatcgaggacctcccagtcttcatcggacatcttctctggtttcttcgctctacctccaagaggtaaatagagatccttctggtaaaggtaatcctctatttgcatcttccaaaacccgaagttcgtgccattgaacttctcaattcgcaactttccttcatccgccattgcagaataccaatagctctgataccagttgttggccgccctgcaccggaacccactcacaccggtacaaccaccaacgtcggacaagcaaagagagaagcaaacggataagcactctctcgctcccttgacaccggactcaaggatcaccgcttcgcttccgctacgaagggcaaaagattaccccgtggtatcaatagggtaaaacacttgagcaccgcagcggattatcaaaccaaaggaagaagaaatagaaagaaaatagcaaagcaaacacaaagatgtaacgaggttcggctacaagtagcctacgtcctccaccgctctaaatctcaattaggatgaacagattacagagatagcacacacccgaacgatcacacacgatcgctctacaagagattcacacagaattccctttgcacaagaagtaggatcccaatcctcttcttctctagaaccctagccgcacaaaacaagagtctctctcgaaatatccttgaatatctctactcctagggctctcatgagtcctatatatagtctcaagaccttcagatgatcatagccgtcgaaatgctatcaaaaaacaccaaaagaaaatcgtccgtatgattttccgcgagcccgagtcgactcggctgtggttcgagtcgactctggcatgtctggacaaaactggcacgatctagagtcgactcgactgtagctcgagtcgactcgacgatgcttcgagtcgactcgactgtagctcgagtcgactctgacagtccagacagaaacgtgtttttctcggtcttctggcctttctcctcccgggtcgactcgactgtttccgagtcgactcgactgttcccgagtcgactcgactgtagctcgagtcgactccgacagtccgccagacagaattatgcagaattgattctccttcaattctcttcatcaccaatggtctccgcATACCCCAACaatggggacattccaattggtgttttgtatgccgttcgatatgcccacaatgcatctgttaacctaagggaccaatcctttcgagatggattgacagttttttcaaggatggtcataatttctctgttggaaatctcaatTTGTCCACttatttgtggatgatatggtgtaccgaccttgtgggtgatgttgtacttcctagcaagggctttaaaaattctattgcaaaaatgtttccccccatcactaatgatagcacgaggggtgccaaagcgagcgaagacagactctttaagaaacttgattactactttgtgatcattggtcttacatgcgacagcctcaatccacttggacacatagtcaacagctaggagtatgtactggtgcccaaatgacatgGGAAAAGgatccataaaatcaatacctcaaacatcaaagatttctacaattaagatcgggttcaggggcatctcattttttcttgaaattttttctagtctttgacatcggtcacatgctttacaatactcatgtgagtcatgaaatagtgtaggccaatagaatccgcactgcaaaacctttgcagccgtctttttaccactgaaatgaccaccacaagcgtggtcatgacagaaggaaaggactttcctttgttcgtattcagggatacaccgtcagatgatctgatcaaggcaatatttaaataggtatggttcatcccaaaaataccacttcacacgagctaggaagcgaaattgctcctgtttggtccaagagctaggcatttgttcagtaacgaggtagttgactatgtcagcataccatggaacattggtatggaaaatcatcattagttgttcatccgaaAAAGTTTCGGATATAGGTAatgattctgcagatgactcaacaatcagtctggacaagtggtcagctactacattttcagatccctttttatctcgaatttcgagatcaaattcctggagcaataggatccaacgaatgagccttgccttagcatccttctttgtgagaaggtacttaagggcggcatgatcggaataaacaagaaccttagatcctatcaggtagggacgaaatttatctagggcaaaaacaactgccaatcaatctcccatgagctcccttccttggaagatccgacctgaacctcttccccccattgctagcgcaccactttgtccttccattgattctccacctaaacttgagttaaagccacttccgacaactcttaagtatgATTTTCTAGGATTAGAAGATACCCttcctgtaatcatcgcggccaacttatctactgaacaggaaggtaaacttttaagggtgctagaagagaataaacatgccataggatggtctgtagccgatttgaaaggggttgacccctccatttgcatgcatcgaatttacctcgaagatgatgcaaagcccacccaagaaatgcaaagaagactcaatcctaacatgaaggaggtagtcaagaaagaagtggtgagttactagatgccggaatcatttacccaatttctgatagtaagtgagtaagtccgacacaagtggtaccaaaaaaatcaggtatcactgtggttgaaaatacggaagaagaattgatacaaacatgCACAACCATGGGTTGGCGtgtgtgcattgactacagaaaactcaactcaatgactaggaaggaccatttccctctatcttttatagatcaaattttggaacagttggctggtcaaggtttctactgcttcttagatggttattttggatataatcaagtatctgtctacccggacgatcaagagaaaaccacctttACCTGTCCATTTggaacatttgcatataggaggatgccttttgaactatgcaatgcacccgcaacttttcaatgatgtatgatggccattttttcagatatagtgaaaaactttctagaagtgttcattgataaTTTTTCAGTTTTGTcctatcttttgacgattgtctggataatttaactttagttctgaaaagatgtaaggagaccaacctagtgttaagttggaaaaagagctatttcatggttcaagaaggcatagtcttgggacacgtcgtgtccaagaggggtattgaagtagataaagccaaagtcaatcttatttccaatctccctccacccaaaattgtgaaacaaatccgttcattccttggccatgctggtttctaccgtcgcttcattcagaatttcagtaagatttccaaacccttgtacaatcttcttgccaaggacactcTCTTTCTCATTAACgaagcatgcgaggaggcatttgaaatttttcactcgaaattgaccactgcacctatcatatggcctcctaattggatccttccatttgaactaatgtgtgacgcatccgactatgccattggggcagttttagggcaacggctagataaggtaTCTCATGTCatctcactacaagaaaattgggcattagcgacgctttttttggcctttagcgacgcttttaagcgtcggtaaaaaccatcccgacgctttcctaagcgtcggtaaagcgtcgcctatgaaattagcgacgctttaaagcgtcgttaaatgtgattttaacgacgctttaaagcgtcgttagaatattatttttttttaaaaaaatttcgtgattttaacgacgctttaaagcgtcgttggaatattattttttaaaaaaaaaaaattcagagaaaTCACTCCCGAATAGATGGGCTTCATATCTACCAATCCACCTATGCCTGATGCACAAAACCAGAGTCATTGCCAGTAACCACATTCTTCGACAGGacctctgaaatttcagcatctTAGATTGGGTGCAGCATAGCGGTTGGACTTCTAACCTCAAAAACTTACTGAAGGTTCCAAGATAAAGATCTTTGTTTCCTGAAACCCTCCCAATTCGAGCTTGCCATCTTCCATGCTGGTGGTGCCTGGAGATGAATAGAAGCAGCAAGTGTATAAAAAATTCTTGAACAAATAAGAAAATGATGTCGTTTAATCATGAATAGCGGCAAGACTAACCTCGTCACGCCTCGGTACATAGAAGCTCCTCGTGAGAACCCACTACTTTTTCTGCAACAGAGATgaacatgaaataaaatattacaagcACCAAGCATTGGAAGTGGCCTACAATATAAGGAAAGAACATTTACCTTCTCAAATGAGCAACATATTCTTGTCGACTCATGTTCTTCATTTCCTCGAGTTCTTGTTGATAATCTTCCAACTGAATGAAAATGATTTCAGACGTGTTTCCAGCAAAAAGAAGTTTAAATTTCAGTAACTAAAAGCCTGTACTGATTCAATCATACCGGGAAGTTGATATGTGTGGAAGGTCCCCAGTATTTGAGGGCAGCCAAGTCATAGGCTCTTGCAGCTTTCTCTTCCATGTCATACCCCACTGGAATCCAGAGAAGAGAGAGCTGAGTAAAATTTTTCATGTCTTGGAGACAACAAGAATAtcctaaagaagaagaagaagattaaaATAGATAAAAGAGGTAGATAAAGAGAGCGGGGGCTCACCCAAGTAAACTGCACAAGAAACATAGATTTCATTCATGACATTCCCAGGAAAGAACATGGCAAACCAAATATGATTAAATAGTCAGTTTGTACCATAGACTGAATATGATAGTTGAAATCATAAGATGGTAGTGGATATAgtttgtttgaaaaaaaaacctTGTCTTCCTTTCCTTGTTTGGCCTTCCTTCTTGCAACTATTGTCCCACAGATGGGCTTCATACCTACCAGTCCACCTATGCCTGATGCACAAAACCAGAGTCTTTATATGatcatagaaaaattttctaaaagaaaacaaaatggtTAGAGCCATCCCACATCACACATAAGCACAAAAAACTTACAAACATATATAGGAAATAAACAACAGCTACGCAAGAGTTTTTATATATAAAcagagcattaaaaatatgaaGAGAGATGAACAAAGGAAGTAGGACTGTACTAGAGCAATAAACAATAtatagaagaaagaagaaaggacaaGATCCAATAAGAAAACAAGCCATCAGCTGTAGAAGAAACTAAGAGCTCCTACATACTGACCTTGTGACACCTCTATACTGAGATGTTCTCTGGCCAAATGTATCGATGGATCTCTGCAAGTCCCCATACCCCATTGCACCAAGAGGACCACCAGATCCCACACCCCCTTCCTCACCCAGCCCGTTGTTGCCAGCGCCGAAGCTCCTGGTGACCCAGTTCTTCAATCCCGGAATCCCACCACCTCCCAtttgttcctcttccagtggtgGTTGATACATCTCATGGCCTGTGAGCACAGAGCACATCCCTTCCTGCAATGGCTGGAAGTAAGGAGGAGGGGGCTGCTGAGATATACCTTTCCGGATGATAGACGGAACCATCTCCAGAGAAATCACTCCCGAACGAACGAAAACCACAATTCGGCACATGTAATTTCCCtccgaaggagagagagaaacccTGAGATTAGAAGGAAACGAGCATCAAGTTTTCTTTCCATTGCAAACAGATCGAGAGAAAAATCAAGCGTGGCGACTAGGGGAAGGGAAATTAGAGCTGGAGTACTTACAACAAGAACAGATGGGGAAAGAGAGGCCAAGAGAGACCGTGTGCAGCTTCGATTCGATTCTAGAAAAAAGACGGCGATGAAGGAAGGGAGTGGAGGATGGGGCGGTGGAGCTCAGAACCCTCGTCTCGTCGCCGTCGTCGTTCAAGAACTCGGGGGCGATGCCGGAGAAGGCGCGGTTAAGGAGGACAGCGAGCAAGGAGAGGCCGCCCACGAAGATGGGCAAGCTCCGGACGAACCCATCGTTGTTGGAGACCCAGTCGCCTACCAAATCCCGCCGGGGTTTCGGGCCTCTGTAAGCCCCCTTCGCACCAAAGAAACCAAGTTATAGAAGAAGAGAgatgagagaggagaagagaggagggtaCGGCTGCGTACCTGAGGATAAgccgagggaggagagggaataGGCGGAGGGGAAGAGGAGGCTCTAAGGAGAGGCAAGGACGGGACTGGCCAGGAATGGCGACGGAGAGGAGGACGaatgagaggagaggagagggttcGAAAGAGAAGAAGGCAGCCCACCTCCATCCGACGGGGTTTTGTGGAGGGGAGGAGTGAAGTCcgatgacgcttataagcgtcgtcgtattTTTTTCctacgccgacgcttaaaagcgtcggcggaaCGTTTTTTACCAACGCTTTCTACAAGCGTCGGCAGTTAccattgcaaaaaaaaatttgccgacgctttttttgtAGCGTCGGCAATATAGAGTCGCCAAAACCCTTTATTGTTGTAGtgtctactacgctagtaaagcactctcagatgcacaattgaactacaccaccactgaaaaagagttaCTAGTTGTAGTATTCGCGCTAGACAAGTTTTGATCTTACcttttaggatccaaggttaccatattcactgatcatgctgcccttcgataccttcttgcaaagaaagaCACCAAATCCCGtttgattcgatggattcttttactacaagaaaggtgctgcaaatgtcgtagcggaccacttatctaggattcttcttgagccttctcaaaatacctcacccttacatgattcttttccagatgaacaattatttgaggtacaaGGAATAAAAAtaccatggtttgcaaacatagtgaattaccttgccataggacgaatttctgatgattggtcaactcaagacaagaatcgattcttttcacaagtgaagttctattattgggatgatcccaatctattcaagtattgtcccgatcaagtaatcgATCGATGTatccccgaatgcgaatttcaaagtattctttcattctgccattcacaagcttgtgggggatattttgggggtagaaaaatgacagcaaaagttttacagagtggattttattggcccacacttttcaaagatatccataacttttgccaaacttgtgaacagTGCCAACAGATGGGTACCATTTTccatagagatatgatgcctctcaatcctattttaattgtagaaatctttgatgtctggggtattgactttatgggcccttttccaccatcttttggtttcgaatacattctggtaggggttgattatgtctcaaaatgggtagaagctgtcgccactaaaactaatgaccacaagattgtggttaaatttttacatgaaaacatcttttgtcattttggcacatcccgagccatcatcagtgatgggggatctcatttttgcaaccagtctttcgaggctttggctcaCAGATATAACATCACCTACAAAGTTACTATCCCATACCATCtgcaaacgagtggacaagtcgaggtgtccaatatggagttaaaacacatcttagagaaaacggtacgtcTCGATAGAAAaaattggtctcaaaggataaatgatgctctCTGGGCCTACCGTATTGCCTACATAACTcttattggcatgtctccctaccgattagtttttggaaaagcttgtcacttaccggtagaacttgaacatagagctttctaggctatcaaaaagtttaacttagacatggcagcagctggtcctaaccgaaaactccaactaagtgaacttgaagagttgcgcaatgaggcctatgaaaatgctaaaatttataaagcagggactaaggctttttatgataaaaccattaaccgtaagtccttcgaatcTGGTCAAAAtatttggctattcaattccaagttgcgactctttctggataaacttcgctctaggtgggatggaccattcatagtgaaaaaggtttctccttatggtgcagtagagatccaacatctcaatgg includes these proteins:
- the LOC120108919 gene encoding AP2-like ethylene-responsive transcription factor CRL5, with product MEEKAARAYDLAALKYWGPSTHINFPLEDYQQELEEMKNMSRQEYVAHLRRKSSGFSRGASMYRGVTRHHQHGRWQARIGRVSGNKDLYLGTFSKFLRLEVQPLCCTQSKMLKFQRSCRRMWLLAMTLVLCIRHRWIDLKLVT
- the LOC120108918 gene encoding AP2-like ethylene-responsive transcription factor BBM2, which codes for MCRIVVFVRSGVISLEMVPSIIRKGISQQPPPPYFQPLQEGMCSVLTGHEMYQPPLEEEQMGGGGIPGLKNWVTRSFGAGNNGLGEEGGVGSGGPLGAMGYGDLQRSIDTFGQRTSQYRGVTRHRWTGRYEAHLWDNSCKKEGQTRKGRQVYLGEPPLSLSTSFIYFNLLLLL